In Sphingobacterium sp. SYP-B4668, the sequence CAAGACTGATCAATGTAAATGTCCAAATAAGTTTTGAATCGAGCTTAACAGCCAATACACCGTAAATAATCACCGAAAGTAGAAAGAGTAATGAAAAGTGCAACTCATTGCGATCCAATACTTGTCCAAGAAAACCGATACTGGTGGCTGTCGAAAAAGCTCCGGCCAACATAAGCGTCTCATTGCTAAAGGTTTTTTCGGGAAATTTCTCTTTATTCCGAAAGCCTACCACATAGAATACGGCTGCTAGGGCTGCGAAAAAGATAAAGAACACGATGTTGGGCGTTTCATAAAACCGCTTGACAAAATTGAGAAAAACGTCGTCTACAAATAGCGATAGCACTGAAAACACCAAAGAAGCGAGTGCTATCCAAAATGCGTACTTAGCAAGCACCCCCCATTCGAAGCTCTTGACTTCTATAGAATCGCGCAATCTTGAGGCTATCTGCTCATCGATATATCCTTCTTTGCTCCAATGATCGATAGCGGATTCCAAGGTTTCCTTTTCTTGTTTATTGGTATCTATTTTTTTCATTAGATTGAATTGTCTATTAATGGCGATGGACACGTCTCCAAAGTACAAATATTAATCCAAGTTCTCAAAATCCATAATTTGCCAATAGATTCTTGTCGCTCAGCCATGTGGTGGTCAAATTTCACGACATCTTTACTTTATGGTCAGTCATAATCTTTTAAAATTCTGTAACTTTGCGCTTTGCCGTTTTCCCAACGGCCAAAGCTAACTTTTTAAGTTCAATGAATAAAAATACAACGCCAGATTTGGGTGAACAAAATGAAGTGGAAGTCTTCGGCGCTCGCGTCCATAATCTTAAAAATATAGATGTCACGTTTCCTCGGAATGAACTTGTGGTCATTACTGGGTTGAGTGGCAGTGGCAAGTCCTCTCTAGCATTTGACACGATCTATGCAGAAGGGCAACGTCGTTACATGGAGACATTCAGTGCCTATAGTCGTCAATTTCTAGGCGGCATGGAACGTCCAGACGTCGATAAGATTTCGGGATTAAGTCCGGTAATATCCATTGAGCAGAAAACGACTAGTAAAAATCCACGCTCTACTGTTGGAACGATTACAGAGGTTTATGATTTTCTTCGTTTGCTTTTTGCCCGTGCGGGAGAAGCATTTTCATATGTCACTGGAAAACGAATGGAGCGGATGTCTGAGGACCAAATTGTGGATCGTATCTTAGATGAATTTGACGGAGAAGGAGTGAATGTACTGGCCCCTATCGTGAAGGGACGTAAGGGACATTATCGGGAGCTATTTGAACAAATCCGTAAGCAAGGGTATACGAAGGTGAGAGTTGATGGAGAGATTGTAGACCTAGAGCCCAAGATGCAGGTAGATCGCTACAAGATCCACGATATCGAGATCGTAATTGATAGACTCACGGTAAAGTCGGCGGACCGCAAGCGATTGTTCACCTCTGTGATGCAAGCAATGAAATCAGCAAAGGGAATCATCAAAATCAGCAATAAAGAGAACAAGGAACAGTTTTTCAGTAAATACTTAATGGATGCAGAATCGGGTATTTCCTATGATGAGCCGCAACCCAATACCTTTTCATTCAACTCTCCATACGGGGCCTGTCCAAAATGCGATGGTCTGGGCTATATTTTTGAGATTGATAAAGCTGCAGTGATTCCTGACCGTAAATTAAGCATCCAAAAGGGTGCGATTGTACCATTAGGTCCGGCCCGTGATTCTTGGAATTTCCAAGTGTTAAAGGCTGTTGCTAAGAAACTTGAGTTTTCATTGACCTCTCCTATTGAAAAATTAACAGAAGAACAGGTTGATACGTTATTATTTGGTGCAGAGGAACCTATTCCTATTACCGTGGAGTATAGTAGCTACAGTGTAAGAGAACATAAAGTGACTTTTCAGGGGATATTCTCTATGTTGGAAGACCAAATGGGGCGCCAGAGTGATGACATCGCCTCATTAGAAGATTTTCGCACGAAGGTAACTTGCCCCAGTTGCCATGGCGACCGCTTAAAGAAAGAGTCCTTGCATTTCAAGATTGACCAAAAGAATATCAGTGAGTTGTCAGCAATGGATATCATTACATTGATGGACTGGTTTAAAGATTTGGAATCTAGATTAGACGAGCGTCAACAAGTTATTGCTACTGAGATATTAAAGGAGATTCGTGCCCGCCTTGGCTTTTTATTGGATGTGGGCCTCACTTACCTCACGTTGAATAGAACGTCCAAGACACTATCTGGCGGGGAAGCTCAGCGGATACGTTTAGCAACTCAAATTGGATCGCAATTGGTGAATGTCCTCTATATATTGGACGAACCCAGTATCGGTTTGCATCAGCGCGACAATGAACGCTTGATCAACTCACTAAAAAATCTGCGCGATATCGGCAACTCGGTACTGGTTGTGGAGCACGATAAAGATATGATCCTCAATGCGGACCATGTCATTGACATGGGGCCTGCGGCAGGGTTACATGGTGGAGAAGTGGTTGCAGAGGGCACCCCAAAGGAGATTTTAAAAGCAGATTCGCTAACCGCAGCTTACTTGAATGGTCGTAAAGAAGTGGCAATTCCTAAAACACGAAGACCTGGAAATGGGAATACACTAACGCTTAAGGGGGCAACTGGGAATAACCTTAAAAACGTAACTGCAGAATTTCCCTTAGGCAAGTTGATTTTGGTCACAGGGGTTTCTGGTTCCGGAAAATCGAGCTTGATTACTGGAACACTATACCCTATCTTGAATAAGCATTTTTTCCGAGCTAAAGCGACACCACTACCCTATAAAAGTGTGGAGGGGCTGGAGCATATTGACAAGATTATCGAAATCGACCAAAGTCCGATCGGGAGAACACCACGATCGAACCCTTCGACCTATACAGGTGTATTCTCGGATATCCGTACCTTATTTGTGCAACTTCCAGAGGCTAAAATCCGAGGATATAAACCCGGAAGATTTTCGTTCAATGTGAAGGGCGGAAGGTGTGAAACGTGTCAAGGCGCTGGAATGAAAATCATCGAAATGAACTTTTTACCCGATGTACAGGTTCCTTGTGAAACATGTCATGGCAAACGTTATAACCGAGAGACACTGGAAGTACGATATAGAGGAAAGTCAATCTCCGATGTATTAGATATGAGTGTGGAAGATGCGGTAACATTTTTTGAAAACATTCCTTCTATATATCGTAAGATTAAAACACTATATGATGTAGGTCTAGGTTATATTACATTGGGTCAGTCATCGACGACCTTGTCTGGAGGAGAGGCCCAACGGATTAAACTAGCAACGGAGCTTTCTAAAAAGGATACTGGCAAAACATTCTACATCCTGGATGAACCGACTACCGGTCTCCATTTTGAGGACGTGAACGTATTGCTCGGTGTCATCAATAGACTGGTAGAGCGAGGCAACTCGGTACTCATCATTGAACATAACCTTGATGTGGTGAAGACAGCAGACTGGGTCATCGATATGGGACCTGAAGGGGGTCGTAGCGGGGGGCAACTTTTGTTCGCAGGAACGCCTGAGGACCTTATCAAAGTCAAAGGAAGTGAAACGGCAAGATTCTTGAAGTTAGAAATGAAATAGGTTTGATTCTCCAACTAAGATTGCATGCTGTCTATCGGGCTTTGGGCTTATTTGAAATTTATGTTAACTAAGATTTCGGTTCTATTTTTTGTAACTTCGCATTGATTATGTCAGATATTATTCAATTGTTGCCAGATGCTGTAGCCAATCAAATTGCTGCAGGAGAAGTGGTGCAACGACCTGCTTCTGCTGTAAAGGAACTGATTGAGAATGCAATTGATGCTGGAGCAGATAAAATAAAACTCATCGTCAAAGATGCAGGGAAGTCGTTGATTCAGGTCATTGACAACGGATGTGGAATGAGTGTCACCGACGCTAGGCTATGCTTTGAAAGGCACGCTACGTCCAAAATTCGAAAAGCGGAAGATCTTTTTGCTATTCGTACGATGGGATTTCGTGGAGAGGCTATGGCTTCCATTGCGGCCATAGCACATGTGGAATTGCGGACTAAACGAATTGAAGATGAGCTCGGTACGGTCATTGAAATAGAGGGCTCAAAAATAACAGATCAACACCCCGAAGCGTTAACGAACGGGACAAGTATATCGATTAAGAATTTATTTTATAACATTCCGGCAAGACGTAATTTCCTAAAGAGCAATTCGGTTGAAATGCGCCATATTATTGACGAGTTTCAACGAGTTTCGCTGGCACACCCTGAAATCTTTTTCAGTCTACATAGTGATAATAATGAGGTGTACCACCTTCCTGCGGAAACCTTGAAACAACGCATTGTGCATTTGTTGGGCAATAACTATAACCAGCGGCTGGTACCTGTAGAAGAGGATACAAGTATCATCACAGTGAACGGTTTTATCGGAAAACCGGAGTTTGCGAAGAAAACTCGCGGAGAGCAGTTCTTTTTCGTCAATAAAAGGTTCATTAAGGATCCGTACTTACATCATGCAGTATTGAATGCATATGAGGATATATTACCCGCAGATAGCTATCCATTGTATGTGCTTTTTATCGAGATAGACCCGTCTAAGATTGATATTAACGTCCATCCGACGAAAACGGAAATTAAGTATGAGGATGACAAAGCCATTTATGCTATCTTAAGGTCTGCCGTAAAACGTTCCTTGGGTCGTTATAATATTGCTCCAACCTTGGACTTTAATCAAGAAACCGGTTTTTCGGGAATGATAAGTCCAAAGCCCTTGGACGAAATACAAGTTCCGACAATCAATTTCAATCCTAACTTCAATCCATTTGAGGCTGGATATAAGGAGACTTCCTCTCAATCTCGCTCAGATAGCTATGCCTCTGGTTTTGAGAAAAAAACTGCCATTCCTCAAAATTGGGATACATTGTATCAGATTACGGAGCAGGAGTCATCTACTCAATTGCCTCTTTTGCCCGAAGAGGAAGACGATACCGCTAGATCTACAACAGCTTCGGCACGCACACAGCCAACAAAGCAATTTTTTCAGCTTCATAATCGGTTTATCGTCTCACAGATTCACTCAGGATTTATGATTATCGATCAACAGGCTGCTCACGAGCGGATTTTGTTTGAACAATTTCAAAACCAGTTGGACCTTCATCAAGGGATAAGCCAACAAAGCTTGTTTCCGCAAACGATAGATTTGAGTCCTGCCGATCATGCACTGATGGAAGATATTCTTCCCGAAATACAGAGTCTAGGATTTCAATTACGTCTTTTTGGAAAAACAACGTATATTGTTGACGGAATACCGGCAGACTTAGGGAGTAATGTGAATGAACGTGCAATCATTGAACAATTGTTGGAGGATTTCAAAAACAACAAAGCAGAGCTCAAGCTCAGTAAAAGGGAAAATCTAGCGCGTAGCCTTGCCAAAAGCGCGGCGATAAAAATAGGCACGCATCTAGACGGTCAAGCTATGGCAGAGCTTATAGACAGGCTTTTCGCTTGTGAGTCACCTAGTATCTCCATCTATGGTAAACCCATTATCGTGACCTTTACATTATCTGAATTGCTAGAACGATTCGGCAAAACTTAATTTAGAAAAAAAAGAATACTATATGTTTCCAAACTTAACGCCCGTTGTCAAGAATCTGTTGATTATCAACATTATCTTTTTTTTAGGATCCAGTGTTGTGGGGGCATCCTACGATTATCTTTCAGCCTTCTACCCGGATTCTCCTTATTTCAAAGTTTGGCAAGTGATTACCTACATGTTTATGCATGGTGGTTTTACGCATATTTTCTTCAACATGTTCTCCTTATTGATGTTTGGTCCAATGATCGAACAAGTATTGGGTGCAAAACGTTTCATCAACTTCTACTTGTTCACGGGGTTAGGCGCATTAGTTCTTCAATATGGCGTACAGGCATTTGAATTATACCAAATGGTGGGGACTAGCTTCCCGCTCCGTCAGGGAATTGACCTGGGATCGTTAACGGGAAGCCAGCTGGGTTTCGTACAAGAAATTAACGGGACACGCCTTGTCGGTGCCTCTGGTGCGATATATGGTATCCTTCTAGCATTTGCCTATTTATTTCCAAACATTCCGCTTCAATTGATATTTATACCTATCCCGATTAAGGCAAAATACTTTATCGGAGGGCTGATTGCTATAGAAATCTATTCGAGCTTATCCCAGCCTGGGGACTCTGTAGCACATTTGGCACACGTCGGAGGAGCGCTATTTGGGTACATTTTATTGAAAATGTGGGGTATAAGAAAAGGTTTATATTAGTAACTTTAGCTAAGTTTGAATGATGGCGCAAAAAGAGTTTAAATCCTTCTGGAGGGACACCTTTAGCTCAGGGTCTCCAATACCAATTGTTATCATTGGTCAGGTGGGTCTTTTTGTCTTGATTCATATCTTTGACCTGCTTGCCGAAACCAAGATAATTACAAATCCACTATACGATAACACGGTCCAATACTTGAGTTTACCGCTAGGTATAGATCGGTTTATGGAGCAGCCGTGGTCGCTATTCACATACTCATTTGTCTATACGGGTTTATTCAGAATCCTATTCGATTGTCTTTGGCTGTACTGGATTGGAAATTTATTTCTAAATTTTCTAAATAGCAGGCAACTATGGTTTATCTACGCCTCGTCCCTATTTCTAGGGGGGGGGATTTATCTAGCATTGGGTCAGATTCCTTTCCTAGCAAATAGCCCGCAAACAATTTTAAATACAGGGTCGATGGCATTGGCCGGTGTAGTTGCCGCCACGGCAACGCTAGTTCCACATTCAGAAGTACGACTTTTGCTATTGGGTAATTTGAAGTTGAGGACTATTGCATGTGTATATTTCGGTTTGGAAATCGTCTTCTATGCACTTGTCAATAAAACTGCGGCTGCTACATACGTATGCATAGTGCTTTGGGGCTTTCTATTTATGCGAACCCTACAACAGGGCAAAGATTGGAGCAAGATTATGCTTTTCAAACGTAAACCGAGAGTTAAACTACAAGTCGTCCATCAACGTAAAGAGTACGCATCATATAGTATCTCTACAGCTAGTGACCTTCCCAACCAAGAGGAAATAGACCAAATCCTTGACAAAATTTCCTTATCAGGTTATGACAGCTTGACTTCACGGGAGAAGGAAATATTATTTAAAGCAAGTAAGCAAGATTAGGGAGAATGGCAAAGATTCGTTTCTTGAAAAAAAAACTGGGTTTTCTGAGCAAAGCTGTATTCTTCGCCAATACACTGGCTGTGGCTGCGCTATTGCTAAGTTATTCAGCATCTTTCATCAATCCTAAGATATTTTGGTTCATTGCCTTTTTTGGTATTGCTTACCTCCCTATTCTGCTCATAAATATTGGATTCGTAGGCTATTGGCTGATGCGAAAACCGAAATATGCGCTGATTTCATTACTGACTATTATATTAGGTTGGAATCTACTGACCAAACACTGGAATTTTGGAGGTGGAGATATCCAAAAGGTATCCGTCGCAGATAGTAGTATTCGAGTATTGAGTTTCAATGTGCATTTGTTTAAGATTGCAGAG encodes:
- a CDS encoding membrane protein; the protein is MKKIDTNKQEKETLESAIDHWSKEGYIDEQIASRLRDSIEVKSFEWGVLAKYAFWIALASLVFSVLSLFVDDVFLNFVKRFYETPNIVFFIFFAALAAVFYVVGFRNKEKFPEKTFSNETLMLAGAFSTATSIGFLGQVLDRNELHFSLLFLLSVIIYGVLAVKLDSKLIWTFTLISLGVWFATETAYHSDWGFKFWGMNYPLRFTIFGVLVTLFALLAQPKLKKLQPFQSTSYIVGLLYTMIALWCLSIFGNYSDFEEWTRVRQFHIFYWGLLSTVVSAGLILYGLKAKDNITREIGFVFFILNLYTRFVEYLWDNINRTIFFLILAVSFWFVGLWAERIWKKRE
- the uvrA gene encoding excinuclease ABC subunit UvrA, which produces MNKNTTPDLGEQNEVEVFGARVHNLKNIDVTFPRNELVVITGLSGSGKSSLAFDTIYAEGQRRYMETFSAYSRQFLGGMERPDVDKISGLSPVISIEQKTTSKNPRSTVGTITEVYDFLRLLFARAGEAFSYVTGKRMERMSEDQIVDRILDEFDGEGVNVLAPIVKGRKGHYRELFEQIRKQGYTKVRVDGEIVDLEPKMQVDRYKIHDIEIVIDRLTVKSADRKRLFTSVMQAMKSAKGIIKISNKENKEQFFSKYLMDAESGISYDEPQPNTFSFNSPYGACPKCDGLGYIFEIDKAAVIPDRKLSIQKGAIVPLGPARDSWNFQVLKAVAKKLEFSLTSPIEKLTEEQVDTLLFGAEEPIPITVEYSSYSVREHKVTFQGIFSMLEDQMGRQSDDIASLEDFRTKVTCPSCHGDRLKKESLHFKIDQKNISELSAMDIITLMDWFKDLESRLDERQQVIATEILKEIRARLGFLLDVGLTYLTLNRTSKTLSGGEAQRIRLATQIGSQLVNVLYILDEPSIGLHQRDNERLINSLKNLRDIGNSVLVVEHDKDMILNADHVIDMGPAAGLHGGEVVAEGTPKEILKADSLTAAYLNGRKEVAIPKTRRPGNGNTLTLKGATGNNLKNVTAEFPLGKLILVTGVSGSGKSSLITGTLYPILNKHFFRAKATPLPYKSVEGLEHIDKIIEIDQSPIGRTPRSNPSTYTGVFSDIRTLFVQLPEAKIRGYKPGRFSFNVKGGRCETCQGAGMKIIEMNFLPDVQVPCETCHGKRYNRETLEVRYRGKSISDVLDMSVEDAVTFFENIPSIYRKIKTLYDVGLGYITLGQSSTTLSGGEAQRIKLATELSKKDTGKTFYILDEPTTGLHFEDVNVLLGVINRLVERGNSVLIIEHNLDVVKTADWVIDMGPEGGRSGGQLLFAGTPEDLIKVKGSETARFLKLEMK
- the mutL gene encoding DNA mismatch repair endonuclease MutL translates to MSDIIQLLPDAVANQIAAGEVVQRPASAVKELIENAIDAGADKIKLIVKDAGKSLIQVIDNGCGMSVTDARLCFERHATSKIRKAEDLFAIRTMGFRGEAMASIAAIAHVELRTKRIEDELGTVIEIEGSKITDQHPEALTNGTSISIKNLFYNIPARRNFLKSNSVEMRHIIDEFQRVSLAHPEIFFSLHSDNNEVYHLPAETLKQRIVHLLGNNYNQRLVPVEEDTSIITVNGFIGKPEFAKKTRGEQFFFVNKRFIKDPYLHHAVLNAYEDILPADSYPLYVLFIEIDPSKIDINVHPTKTEIKYEDDKAIYAILRSAVKRSLGRYNIAPTLDFNQETGFSGMISPKPLDEIQVPTINFNPNFNPFEAGYKETSSQSRSDSYASGFEKKTAIPQNWDTLYQITEQESSTQLPLLPEEEDDTARSTTASARTQPTKQFFQLHNRFIVSQIHSGFMIIDQQAAHERILFEQFQNQLDLHQGISQQSLFPQTIDLSPADHALMEDILPEIQSLGFQLRLFGKTTYIVDGIPADLGSNVNERAIIEQLLEDFKNNKAELKLSKRENLARSLAKSAAIKIGTHLDGQAMAELIDRLFACESPSISIYGKPIIVTFTLSELLERFGKT
- a CDS encoding rhomboid family intramembrane serine protease gives rise to the protein MFPNLTPVVKNLLIINIIFFLGSSVVGASYDYLSAFYPDSPYFKVWQVITYMFMHGGFTHIFFNMFSLLMFGPMIEQVLGAKRFINFYLFTGLGALVLQYGVQAFELYQMVGTSFPLRQGIDLGSLTGSQLGFVQEINGTRLVGASGAIYGILLAFAYLFPNIPLQLIFIPIPIKAKYFIGGLIAIEIYSSLSQPGDSVAHLAHVGGALFGYILLKMWGIRKGLY
- a CDS encoding rhomboid family intramembrane serine protease; the protein is MMAQKEFKSFWRDTFSSGSPIPIVIIGQVGLFVLIHIFDLLAETKIITNPLYDNTVQYLSLPLGIDRFMEQPWSLFTYSFVYTGLFRILFDCLWLYWIGNLFLNFLNSRQLWFIYASSLFLGGGIYLALGQIPFLANSPQTILNTGSMALAGVVAATATLVPHSEVRLLLLGNLKLRTIACVYFGLEIVFYALVNKTAAATYVCIVLWGFLFMRTLQQGKDWSKIMLFKRKPRVKLQVVHQRKEYASYSISTASDLPNQEEIDQILDKISLSGYDSLTSREKEILFKASKQD